The following are from one region of the Terriglobales bacterium genome:
- a CDS encoding STAS domain-containing protein: MALKISSRTIEGVKVIDCVGRIVFGDEASQLRETVKRELAENNRVVLNLGEVSYIDSGGIGTMVSLFTTARNAGGDIKLANLTKRVGDLLQITKLITVFESYDDEYKAASAFSSSPRGTVATMSRRETA; encoded by the coding sequence ATGGCGTTAAAAATCAGTTCTCGCACCATTGAAGGTGTGAAGGTAATCGACTGTGTTGGCCGCATTGTCTTCGGCGACGAGGCCAGTCAATTGCGAGAGACGGTTAAGAGGGAGCTGGCCGAGAACAATCGTGTTGTCTTGAACTTGGGAGAAGTCAGCTACATCGATAGCGGCGGCATTGGAACTATGGTCAGCCTGTTCACTACAGCGCGCAATGCTGGTGGTGACATTAAGCTGGCGAACCTCACCAAACGCGTCGGGGATTTGCTGCAGATTACAAAGCTAATCACCGTATTCGAGAGCTACGACGACGAGTACAAGGCCGCCAGTGCGTTCAGTTCGTCTCCCCGCGGGACGGTTGCGACTATGTCGC
- the nuoI gene encoding NADH-quinone oxidoreductase subunit NuoI yields MSIVKHIAAIAKGMSITFREMFQPTTVENYPDGPGPLRGAVFQERFRGLHVLQRDENGLEKCVACFLCAAACPSNCIYIEAAENTAENRISGAERYAAVYNIDYNRCIFCGYCVEACPTDAITHGHGFELATFNATNLIYRKEQLLAPIPGGKLRAVKPEPELESAH; encoded by the coding sequence ATGTCGATCGTGAAGCACATCGCAGCTATTGCCAAAGGCATGTCCATCACTTTCAGGGAGATGTTCCAGCCGACGACAGTAGAGAATTATCCGGACGGCCCTGGCCCGCTGCGTGGTGCCGTATTTCAGGAGCGCTTTCGCGGTCTTCACGTGCTGCAACGCGACGAAAATGGCCTGGAGAAGTGTGTCGCATGCTTCCTGTGCGCCGCTGCCTGCCCTTCTAACTGCATTTACATCGAGGCGGCCGAGAACACGGCCGAGAACCGCATTAGCGGTGCCGAGCGTTACGCTGCCGTGTACAACATTGACTACAACCGCTGCATTTTCTGCGGTTACTGCGTTGAGGCATGTCCTACTGACGCGATCACGCATGGCCACGGTTTCGAACTGGCCACCTTCAATGCGACCAACCTTATCTATCGCAAAGAACAACTGCTGGCTCCTATTCCCGGCGGAAAGCTCCGGGCAGTAAAGCCGGAGCCGGAGTTAGAAAGCGCGCACTAA
- a CDS encoding PilZ domain-containing protein produces MKSSSNRRRFPRLVVGEEARVYDETGRELGLLSQVSGNGMNVEVSSLPFAQSLEPGRKMRISIVESVSRETNVVDVVVRRLEGNILGMQFVDKVAD; encoded by the coding sequence GTGAAGTCGAGCAGCAATCGTCGTCGGTTTCCGCGCTTGGTTGTAGGGGAAGAGGCACGCGTGTATGACGAGACTGGGCGCGAACTTGGATTGCTGTCGCAAGTCAGTGGCAATGGAATGAACGTCGAGGTCTCATCGCTTCCATTCGCGCAGTCCCTTGAACCGGGACGCAAAATGCGGATCAGCATCGTGGAGTCAGTCTCGCGCGAGACGAATGTGGTGGATGTTGTCGTACGTCGTCTTGAGGGCAACATTCTGGGAATGCAATTTGTCGACAAGGTAGCCGACTGA